The segment ttactattttttgagtaaaaaaatttagtgtgaaaaaaaataaggtatAGTCATAAGAGagaacaaaatattattattgaaaatccGAATATTCTATATAGactatatatacaaaaatcaaACCAGTTTTTATTGATAAGATTACTTTTACGCTAATCGATGGGAAAAATTGGGAAATATAATGCGgtaattaaatctataaacatttattttatgtattttgatatttttaacaaacTATTTTTTCGGAGGTTCAAATAAATCTCTTCATTGTGATTGATTGTGATAATTGACGactacatttttattttaatacctCAGCGCATGATGCAACAATTTGATATTGATCCTTTATCATGCGCTTCTTATGCTAATCGTTATTGATGCACATCTCCTTGATAAATGATATGTAcatttgttgaaaaaaaaaccagcATTGATGCTCGAAATCTTTGATTGATgtattataaaacaattatagttttttttctcTAACTAATGGTACCTGCGTTTTATTTAACAATCGCGTTAACAATGTAACTATTTAACGcaaataatatgttaaatatcaCCTGACTTGTAAGATAGTTAGCAAAACAATTGATCGTTATTTTTggttaatttcttaaatatttcaaacaaaaaaaaaaattatttttatttttttatataataaaatattattatacaaaaaatttcattaactttgttaaattttatattgttcaGAGTCCGTAAAAtcaaacatattaaatatattcaaagGTTTTGAtacaaacaataataattgtttttaaatcACTTTGATGCGAAAAAGAACTTCCATATCAATTCTTTATACATTATATCCTTAATACATTCTATTGAAAATATCTCTAGAATATTATAAGGTGAAAAGGAGATAAAAAGGAACgaaacaaaaattatcaaacCCGAACTTTAAATAACAATGTGTTTAATTACCATCATATTGATGTTTTGTTCCACAAAATTGGATTTTCTCCTAATTTTTATTCCTGTTATCTTAACTTAAAGGTAGCTTGATGACTATTTAAACGTAGAtgaataatagataaattGTATCATTTTTAATGTGACTATGATTGCCTTAACAGATCTTTTCGTGAAGCATATGCTTGTTTGGCCCATGCTTTCATATCGACATCGACATCTTCGTACTTTTTCAAAAAGGGATGttcctaaaataattaataatgttgaataaatatgtttgtcTGAAAATTCCTCACTTAAAAATTCTTACCAGTAGTTGTGCGTAAGTAAGCCGATTTTGAGGATTTTTATTCAAGctgataatgaaataaaagaaagaaagaaagaagaaaagaaaaagaaaaaaaagaaaggaaaatgTACGATTTAATagcttataaaataataataatggtagaatattttttttatgcaaattATTACCATTGTGCTACAAAATCGCGACATTCTGCAGAAAAATTATCTTCAGGTAAGGAAGGAGGATCTCCTTGAACAATGGCATTTAATTGAGCGAATAAACCAACTCTCTCGTTCTTATCCGGAACAGGATAAGGATATTTACCAGTACCAAGTTCAAGCATAGATAGCCCAAGTGACCAAACGTCAGATTGTACTGTATATGTACTTGCATCACCTTGAATTATTCTTTCTGGCTATAATatgtattgaattttaataatcaatgttaatattacaatataattaataataatcataccGCCATATAACTTTGGCACCCGATATTGGTTTTTGCGCGTGATTGTATTAATTGGCCGGAAACTCCAAAGTCACATAATTTCACTTCTCCTTCCATATTTACAAGAACATTTGTGGGTTTCACATCTAAAAACAAATGATGATGAGCAATATGATACATATTATAGTGAATCTCGATAAACCGGACTCATTATACCCGGTTTATTGAGATTGCTTGtgtttatttatcaattgatTGCCTCCATAATGAGTATTAAAGTACTTAAATAACATACCACGGTGTATAATGTTTAATGAATCTTTTAGAAACTTTAACCCTTTTACCATCTATTAATACAAAAGAATTGTTATCAGATGAATGCTTACTATTACTTTTTGGACATAAAAAAGATACCATACCGCAAATGTAATTTTGGCGAGAACGTCTTCAGGAATACCCCCTCCGTATAATTTATCCAATGATCCTGCGTCCatatattccatacaataatAAACACAAGACTCAATGAAGAAAGCACCATAAAATTCAACAATATAGGAACTTCGAGATTGATGAAGGATATCCAGCTCCATTagtatttgatttaatttagcTTCATCAAGTTCAAGACGAATTtcctaaaaagaaagatataaaCGTCTGTTTGGAAATTCCTTTGAATAAACCTATcgtattattaaacaaaaactaACCTTCATTGCCATAGTTACGTTGGTAGGCTTGTGAAACACCTTTTGTACTGTACCATATTGTCCTTTCCCGAGTTCTTCCAATAATTCAAACTCTtccatattaattttataactgTTACCATTACTAAAATCCACTCCTTGAGCATGTAAAACTGCCTTTCCATCAAAATTAAGTTTTCCAGAAGGATCGCTAACGAAAAAAAACAGATAGAATAGTATGaatatatattaagaatttacaattaagcttttataatataatactaaCACAAACGGCGAAAAGTTGGCAAACGGCGTTTTTGTTGGACCGCCCATGGCTTCTGGTAGTTTCATCACAGGCCCTTTTCTCGTTGTTCGCATTTTagtttctttctttaatttgGACGCCGTTTGAATTCCACCTGGAGTAGTAAAAGGGGACTTGTTTGGGACAGGTCTAACCGGAGTAGAGACTTCGGCTTTGCTGTCAGTAACAGCCAAAGAACTTTGTTCGTTGAGATCCAAACCGGCAATATTAATTggtaaacttttttaaaaaagatcgAATATAATCgaaaagttgaaatttttgaataaattagaACGTCGAAAAACAAAATTGTAAAGTTGgttgtaatataattaattaatcataaaCTTTCTCGAACTATAATTTGCTATTTTTATATGCACCGGATATTTTTACGGcaaatttgaaactttaacTTATTATTGTTAGCCGCATATATGCatatagatagtatatagttaatatattatataaacttctcaatcagaaataataaattgctGGAAAAATTAGGTCTAAGTACATAAGTACATACACTACTACTAATTTATATCAACTATTTAAATCCTCTTCATAAGATACCAGTAACTACAGGTATTTTATGGTTTCTAAATCAggtattttatacaaatttcaaaCCAATACCTAGGGGTATTATAGGTGAGTGCTAAATGAATGTTCATTTAgtcaattaattatatcaataaaaaaaaaggttttatttattataaacaaatgtaaataatta is part of the Rhizophagus irregularis chromosome 26, complete sequence genome and harbors:
- a CDS encoding MAP kinase kinase Wis1, whose translation is MRTTRKGPVMKLPEAMGGPTKTPFANFSPFVDPSGKLNFDGKAVLHAQGVDFSNGNSYKINMEEFELLEELGKGQYGTVQKVFHKPTNVTMAMKEIRLELDEAKLNQILMELDILHQSRSSYIVEFYGAFFIESCVYYCMEYMDAGSLDKLYGGGIPEDVLAKITFAMVKGLKFLKDSLNIIHRDVKPTNVLVNMEGEVKLCDFGVSGQLIQSRAKTNIGCQSYMAPERIIQGDASTYTVQSDVWSLGLSMLELGTGKYPYPVPDKNERVGLFAQLNAIVQGDPPSLPEDNFSAECRDFVAQCLNKNPQNRLTYAQLLEHPFLKKYEDVDVDMKAWAKQAYASRKDLLRQS